Proteins encoded within one genomic window of Leptospira terpstrae serovar Hualin str. LT 11-33 = ATCC 700639:
- a CDS encoding AbrB/MazE/SpoVT family DNA-binding domain-containing protein, with the protein MLKKLVQHGNSSALVIEKPILELLKIDQNSTLEVTTDGKSLIIKPIEKNLAKSLEKVNKAHGKTLKKLAQ; encoded by the coding sequence ATGTTAAAAAAATTAGTACAACACGGAAACAGCTCCGCTTTGGTTATTGAGAAACCTATTCTTGAACTGTTAAAAATTGACCAAAATTCGACACTCGAAGTTACAACCGATGGAAAATCTTTAATTATTAAACCTATCGAGAAGAACTTAGCAAAATCTTTAGAAAAGGTTAATAAAGCTCACGGAAAAACACTCAAAAA